One Amaranthus tricolor cultivar Red isolate AtriRed21 chromosome 1, ASM2621246v1, whole genome shotgun sequence DNA window includes the following coding sequences:
- the LOC130828537 gene encoding 40S ribosomal protein S30, which translates to MGKVHGSLARAGKVRGQTPKVAKQDKKKKPRGRAHKRMQYNRRFVTAVVGFGKKRGPNSSEK; encoded by the exons ATGG GTAAGGTTCATGGATCATTGGCTCGTGCCGGAAAGGTGAGAGGGCAAACCCCAAAAGTTGCCAAGCAAGACAAGAAGAAGAAGCCCCGTGGTCGTGCTCACAAGCGTATGCAATACAATCGCCGTTTCGTTACTGCTG TTGTAGGATTCGGGAAGAAGAGAGGGCCAAACTCATCAGAGAAGTAA
- the LOC130821436 gene encoding uncharacterized protein LOC130821436 encodes MSENARSTRVSIFRRLEILELLHVKEVDCHTKYLGLPTIVGRSKKDIFSFLKEHIWNKIEGWKERLLSRAGKEVFLKAVVQAIPIYMMSIFKISDGIIDNIQSMMARFQWDH; translated from the exons ATGTCAGAGAATGCTAGGAG TACAAGAGTATCCATTTTTAGGAGACTTGAGATTTTGGAGTTATTGCATGTTAAAGAGGTAGATTGTCATACGAAATATTTGGGGTTACCTACTATTGTTGGCAGATCAAAGAAAGACATCTTCTCCTTCCTTAAGGAGCACATTTGGAATAAAATCGAAGGTTGGAAAGAAAGGTTGTTATCTAGAGCGGGCAAGGAGGTTTTCTTAAAGGCAGTGGTGCAGGCTATTCCGATATACATGATGAGTATCTTTAAAATCTCAGATGGTATAATTGATAATATTCAATCCATGATGGCACGGTTTCAATGGGATCATTAA